Proteins encoded by one window of Methanomassiliicoccus luminyensis B10:
- a CDS encoding AsnC family transcriptional regulator: MDELDLRTYQLLHANGRLTYREVGEKLGINTAAVHARIRHLLDAGIFTRFTAKLSLSYLNGVITFLTGVSGFKPLSPHINELVKSDYIEKVFLFGSNLVMLRLVLPKYDDLGPAMEHICETLRLQDVQLMLPSSMVIGTASVHPKYVGDRELTLLDYKIVNALHDDSRRPLIGVAEELQCSVKTVKSRLDHMIEVGAIEFSADWRLERSSGIPSVVMVDFQPGTSKTELVNTLRCRFGPHIITTAQYSNRPDFMSANCWFPTMEEHGIFMRTLEGMDSVRTANSRIIQSTQIYETWRDKLLQIRAGARGDVDRRLSR; encoded by the coding sequence ATGGATGAGCTGGACCTACGAACATATCAGCTCCTGCATGCCAATGGGCGACTGACCTATCGGGAGGTGGGAGAGAAGCTGGGGATCAACACTGCCGCGGTCCATGCAAGGATCAGGCACCTTCTCGATGCGGGGATATTCACCAGGTTCACCGCCAAGCTCTCCCTGAGCTACCTCAACGGCGTGATCACCTTCCTGACCGGGGTGAGCGGGTTCAAGCCCCTGAGCCCCCACATCAATGAGCTGGTCAAGTCGGACTACATCGAGAAGGTCTTCCTGTTCGGGTCCAACCTGGTCATGCTGCGGCTGGTACTTCCCAAGTATGATGACCTGGGGCCGGCCATGGAGCACATCTGCGAGACCTTGCGGCTCCAGGACGTCCAGCTGATGCTTCCCTCCTCTATGGTCATCGGAACGGCGTCGGTGCACCCAAAGTACGTGGGGGATAGGGAACTGACCCTCCTTGACTACAAGATCGTGAACGCCCTGCACGACGATTCCAGGAGACCCCTGATCGGAGTGGCCGAGGAGCTCCAGTGCTCAGTGAAGACAGTGAAGAGCCGCCTGGACCACATGATAGAGGTCGGCGCGATCGAGTTCAGCGCCGACTGGAGGCTGGAAAGGTCCTCGGGGATACCGTCGGTGGTCATGGTGGACTTTCAGCCGGGGACCAGCAAGACCGAGCTGGTCAACACCCTAAGGTGCCGGTTCGGCCCTCACATCATCACCACGGCCCAGTACAGCAACAGGCCGGACTTCATGTCCGCCAACTGCTGGTTCCCCACCATGGAGGAGCATGGCATATTCATGCGCACCCTGGAGGGCATGGACAGCGTCAGGACGGCCAATTCCAGGATAATTCAGAGCACGCAGATCTACGAGACGTGGCGGGACAAGCTGCTGCAGATAAGGGCAGGAGCCAGAGGGGACGTCGATAGGCGATTGTCGAGATGA
- a CDS encoding transglutaminase domain-containing protein, which translates to MRKFELLVGATAVTALVLAMIAFPPLLASGQNAGFDPSDLVRPAAISAAPVDMGLPGDIAASAPGYTLNLVWDMAADVYAGYGGALDLRVTNSDPTGSLFIYGMGLQWDTGETYTRNCSVTVSAGQQADVGLLLFGAPLQEGKHYYKIIVKVAASNQDGTEWYDYGTISRDAIGLIAIKPLGVAESYTTYSNPSVYFDRVNEHIDLDAVATIVSEVRGEQPGGYSVLQIAQAYQWIRDNVEYRSDGPEDHWQSPAETIEIGTGDCEDQSFLLASIITAMGGNARVNIINYHAFTSVFVASNEQELAEIEKAMASFYGMDVSEYRMAYLEDDMGFWLVLDTTGFQYAGGIPARSVPISADGGWSVQSPYLYKLDVVAADDNGLWPF; encoded by the coding sequence ATGAGAAAGTTCGAATTATTGGTGGGCGCGACGGCAGTGACCGCTCTGGTCCTGGCCATGATCGCGTTCCCCCCGCTGCTGGCGTCCGGGCAGAACGCTGGTTTCGACCCCAGCGACCTGGTCCGTCCGGCCGCGATATCCGCCGCCCCGGTGGACATGGGCCTCCCCGGCGACATCGCCGCCTCCGCTCCGGGCTACACTCTGAACCTGGTGTGGGACATGGCCGCTGACGTCTATGCTGGGTACGGCGGGGCCCTCGACCTCAGGGTCACCAATTCCGACCCCACGGGCAGCCTGTTCATCTACGGCATGGGCCTGCAATGGGACACCGGAGAGACGTACACGCGCAACTGCAGCGTCACCGTATCCGCGGGCCAGCAGGCCGATGTCGGCCTCCTCCTTTTCGGCGCCCCCCTTCAAGAAGGGAAGCATTACTACAAGATAATTGTAAAAGTGGCCGCATCCAATCAGGACGGGACGGAATGGTACGACTACGGCACTATCAGCCGGGACGCCATCGGGCTCATTGCCATAAAGCCGCTGGGGGTGGCGGAGAGTTATACCACCTACTCGAACCCCAGTGTCTACTTCGACCGGGTCAACGAGCACATCGACCTCGACGCCGTAGCGACCATCGTCAGCGAGGTCAGGGGGGAGCAGCCCGGCGGCTACAGCGTCCTGCAGATCGCCCAGGCTTATCAGTGGATCAGGGACAACGTCGAGTATCGATCGGACGGTCCTGAGGATCACTGGCAAAGCCCCGCCGAGACCATCGAGATCGGAACGGGCGACTGCGAGGACCAGTCATTCCTCCTCGCCAGCATCATCACGGCCATGGGAGGGAACGCCAGGGTGAACATCATCAATTACCACGCCTTCACTTCGGTCTTCGTCGCATCGAACGAGCAGGAGCTGGCCGAGATAGAGAAGGCCATGGCGTCGTTCTACGGCATGGATGTTTCGGAATACCGGATGGCGTACCTAGAGGATGATATGGGCTTCTGGCTGGTCCTGGACACCACCGGATTCCAGTACGCTGGGGGCATACCCGCGCGGTCGGTGCCGATCAGCGCGGACGGGGGGTGGAGCGTGCAGTCGCCCTACCTCTACAAGCTTGACGTGGTCGCCGCCGACGACAACGGTCTGTGGCCCTTCTAA